Proteins encoded within one genomic window of Thermodesulfobacteriota bacterium:
- a CDS encoding heavy metal translocating P-type ATPase — MTDTSAVKERNGEEPAERRGCAHCGDPADAGTAVEAGGLRFCCTGCRAVYEILNTLGLDDYYKIRAAQNIPGSAPAQDPGSAEDYSYLDQKSFIDIYTTEESPLTMNFYVEGIECAACLWLIEKIPSCAEGVESVSLNMSDNTASVTFTQDKKFSSFPDAVKRFGYRAHPVKPGEDTDELRKKENRRSLIRLAVAAVCAGNIMLLSAAIYSGAGGVFEEYFTLVSFMLSIPVVTYCALPFYRSVAGALRSRRVTVDIPVVFVILAGFGLSAHNLFVGSSAVYFDSITAFVFLLLGSRYFLKSVRGRLSEREQPGKTFFSLNRVLVWDNKARQFFYEPLESLEPGSRIKLSRGERIPADGELVSRTAEINLAVLTGENIPRTIEKGDPVFAGSILESDEAVLKVSSTGKSTRIGKILDDVERSYAGKISLSGGGDRYAAVFTLAVGVISITAFFAISHLYGTQQGIERVMAFILIACPCAFVFVLPLFHSISLKSAAGRGILIRAPGIFDKLPGIQNIFFDKTGTLTNGVFRILKWDTESLDDRDLGAILAIEKKSDHPIARAIVSRLSGMDLPVPEVSGFEHLYTRGVSAEAWGSVYTVTSGDISAPAANEINELITSTIIVRKDGEPISEIMLGDSLKEDAKFAVRGLAGAGFGVFIVSGDKGENVKQVAERIDVPLENVFSGETPEGKSEIIARHGRSMMIGDGLNDAPALASADVGVAIQGSVGESMKVSDAYILNNDLFTILDLIGLAAAARATAKRNIALSISYNSIAGAFALAGYITPLAAAVLMPAVSLLLLGSALAGTSARAGDKRRAAA, encoded by the coding sequence ATGACAGATACATCCGCAGTTAAAGAACGGAACGGGGAGGAACCGGCCGAACGCAGGGGCTGCGCCCATTGCGGCGATCCCGCCGACGCCGGGACGGCCGTCGAAGCGGGCGGTCTTCGCTTCTGCTGCACGGGGTGCCGGGCCGTTTACGAGATACTGAACACCCTCGGCCTCGACGATTACTATAAAATCCGCGCCGCCCAGAACATACCGGGGTCCGCCCCGGCTCAAGACCCCGGCTCCGCCGAGGATTACTCCTACCTCGACCAAAAGAGCTTCATCGACATCTATACGACGGAAGAAAGCCCCCTCACCATGAACTTCTACGTCGAGGGCATAGAGTGCGCGGCCTGCCTCTGGCTCATCGAGAAGATTCCCTCGTGCGCCGAAGGGGTCGAGTCCGTCTCGCTCAACATGTCCGACAATACGGCGTCCGTAACGTTCACGCAGGACAAAAAATTCTCTTCTTTCCCCGACGCCGTAAAGAGGTTCGGCTACAGAGCCCACCCCGTAAAGCCGGGCGAGGACACGGACGAGCTCAGGAAAAAGGAGAACAGGCGCTCCCTCATAAGGCTCGCCGTCGCCGCCGTGTGCGCGGGCAATATCATGCTCCTCTCGGCGGCGATCTATTCCGGCGCGGGCGGCGTTTTCGAGGAATATTTCACGCTGGTCAGCTTCATGCTTTCGATACCCGTAGTAACGTACTGCGCCCTCCCCTTTTACAGGAGCGTCGCCGGGGCGTTAAGATCAAGGCGCGTCACGGTGGACATACCGGTAGTCTTCGTCATACTGGCGGGCTTCGGGCTCAGCGCGCACAACCTCTTCGTCGGGAGCAGCGCCGTCTACTTCGATTCGATAACGGCCTTCGTCTTTCTACTCCTGGGCAGCAGATACTTCCTGAAATCCGTAAGGGGCCGCCTGTCCGAAAGGGAGCAGCCCGGCAAAACCTTCTTCTCGCTGAACCGGGTCCTCGTCTGGGACAACAAGGCGCGGCAATTCTTCTACGAACCCCTCGAAAGCCTCGAGCCAGGGAGCAGGATAAAGCTCTCCCGGGGCGAGCGCATCCCGGCCGACGGCGAGCTCGTCTCGCGCACCGCCGAAATAAACCTCGCCGTGCTCACGGGCGAGAACATCCCCCGGACGATAGAAAAGGGAGACCCCGTCTTCGCGGGCTCCATACTCGAATCGGACGAGGCGGTGCTAAAGGTTTCGAGCACCGGCAAATCGACACGCATCGGCAAGATACTCGACGACGTCGAGCGCAGCTACGCCGGCAAAATCAGCCTCTCCGGGGGCGGCGACAGGTACGCGGCCGTTTTCACCCTCGCCGTGGGCGTGATTTCCATAACCGCATTCTTCGCCATTTCGCACCTCTACGGAACGCAGCAAGGCATAGAAAGGGTAATGGCATTCATACTCATAGCCTGCCCGTGCGCGTTCGTCTTCGTTCTCCCGCTCTTTCACAGCATATCGCTCAAGTCGGCGGCGGGCAGGGGAATCCTGATCCGCGCCCCCGGGATATTCGACAAGCTCCCCGGGATTCAAAACATATTTTTCGACAAAACCGGCACTCTCACGAACGGCGTCTTCAGGATACTCAAGTGGGATACCGAGTCCCTCGACGACCGCGACCTCGGCGCGATACTGGCCATAGAAAAAAAGTCCGACCACCCTATCGCGAGGGCCATAGTAAGCCGGCTTTCGGGAATGGATCTCCCAGTCCCCGAAGTCAGTGGCTTCGAGCACCTCTATACCAGGGGCGTTTCCGCAGAAGCGTGGGGCAGCGTCTACACCGTCACCTCGGGCGACATCTCCGCCCCCGCCGCGAATGAAATCAACGAGCTGATAACGTCGACTATCATAGTGCGCAAAGACGGCGAGCCGATATCCGAAATCATGCTCGGCGATTCCCTCAAGGAAGACGCGAAATTCGCCGTCCGCGGGCTCGCCGGGGCCGGCTTCGGCGTCTTCATCGTATCGGGGGACAAGGGAGAGAACGTAAAGCAGGTGGCCGAAAGGATCGACGTCCCCCTGGAGAACGTCTTCTCCGGCGAAACCCCCGAAGGCAAGTCCGAAATAATCGCACGGCACGGCCGCTCCATGATGATAGGCGACGGGCTCAACGACGCCCCCGCCCTCGCATCCGCCGACGTCGGCGTCGCGATCCAAGGCAGCGTCGGCGAAAGCATGAAGGTATCCGACGCCTACATTCTCAACAACGACCTTTTTACCATTCTCGATCTTATCGGCCTCGCCGCCGCCGCCAGGGCCACTGCGAAACGAAACATCGCGCTCTCGATCTCATACAACTCTATCGCGGGTGCATTCGCTCTGGCAGGGTACATCACCCCCCTGGCGGCGGCTGTTTTAATGCCGGCGGTGTCGCTGCTTCTTCTCGGCTCGGCGCTCGCGGGCACATCCGCCCGAGCCGGGGATAAAAGGAGGGCAGCGGCTTGA
- a CDS encoding GNAT family N-acetyltransferase produces the protein MSEGGNPVGLRPGIAPPACPVPPDVTIRRYRPEDAEAISDLYRKSVTEIGIERYSRAEVEAWASYADEVEELRHRLAEGLTLIAECGGRMAAFGQLKPANRIEFLYTLREFSRMGIATLIYRRLEEAAIASGSGVLHTDASRISRPLFEKMGFTLVEAVVEERKDVKIECFFMKKELPR, from the coding sequence ATGAGTGAGGGCGGGAATCCCGTCGGCCTCCGGCCCGGCATCGCCCCTCCTGCCTGCCCGGTCCCGCCGGACGTCACGATAAGGCGCTACAGGCCCGAAGACGCCGAGGCCATATCCGATCTATACAGAAAGTCCGTCACCGAAATAGGCATAGAGCGCTACTCCCGGGCCGAGGTCGAAGCATGGGCGTCCTACGCCGACGAGGTCGAGGAGCTCCGTCACAGGCTCGCCGAGGGCCTCACTCTGATAGCCGAATGCGGCGGCCGTATGGCGGCGTTCGGGCAGCTAAAGCCCGCAAACCGCATAGAATTCCTCTACACGCTCAGGGAATTTTCGAGGATGGGCATAGCCACCCTGATTTACAGGCGCCTCGAGGAGGCGGCGATCGCCTCCGGCTCCGGGGTCCTCCACACCGACGCGAGCAGGATATCGAGGCCCCTTTTCGAGAAGATGGGCTTCACACTGGTCGAGGCCGTGGTCGAGGAGCGAAAAGACGTTAAAATCGAATGCTTCTTTATGAAAAAAGAGCTCCCGCGATGA
- a CDS encoding MarC family NAAT transporter, which yields MTDFTQVLLGTIIALLPIVNPFSVAITFISLSKDMDDSKRNREALLASVYMTIILVIFLVAGVLIMKFFGISLPGIRIAGGIIILSIGFKMLNPEYKDLRAINAESKTGSADDIAFSPLAVPMLSGPGAIAVTIGMAATAGSRLDYAAESLGILAVAAVTYICLRVAGSVKNLLGEYGVNVLTRILGFILICVGVQFIVVGIYDFMLNEEFSRPVLRMIKEVWNE from the coding sequence ATGACGGACTTCACGCAGGTTCTCCTCGGGACGATAATCGCGCTCCTGCCGATAGTTAACCCCTTCTCCGTCGCCATCACGTTCATATCGCTCTCTAAGGACATGGACGACTCGAAGAGGAATCGCGAAGCCCTCCTCGCCTCGGTTTACATGACGATAATCCTCGTCATATTCCTCGTCGCCGGCGTCCTCATAATGAAGTTCTTCGGCATATCCCTCCCCGGCATCAGGATAGCGGGCGGTATCATCATACTCAGCATCGGGTTCAAGATGCTTAACCCCGAATACAAAGACCTGAGGGCGATAAACGCCGAGAGCAAAACCGGCAGCGCCGACGACATAGCCTTCAGCCCCCTGGCCGTCCCCATGCTGAGCGGGCCCGGGGCCATCGCCGTAACGATAGGCATGGCGGCCACGGCGGGCTCGCGGCTCGACTACGCCGCCGAGTCCCTCGGCATACTGGCAGTCGCCGCCGTCACGTATATATGCCTCAGGGTTGCGGGCAGCGTGAAGAACCTCCTCGGCGAATACGGCGTCAACGTCCTCACGCGCATACTCGGGTTCATACTCATATGCGTCGGTGTCCAGTTCATAGTCGTCGGAATCTACGACTTCATGCTCAATGAAGAGTTCTCGCGGCCCGTCCTCCGGATGATAAAAGAGGTGTGGAATGAGTGA
- a CDS encoding FAD-dependent oxidoreductase has protein sequence MADENLFSRREFVGIAGLGLLSAAAGACAPKVTKPPVRPYRYFPLVKVSERRVLRQAVGLRPYRPSGFVLRRERLGPKDVVHNYGHGGGGLTLSWGTSHIAVKEAAPLGHRTCAVLGCGAVGLATARLMQMEGYGVTIYAKDLPPHTTSNVAAGQWSPFTVFDKDMITPGFYRQFIRASILSFGYFRKMIGSRYGVGVADNFYFGDYPVTLPDVIYDLPEIYGKPRILVPGEYPFDEPSCATVKTMLIDTPTYLDAVMADFRAGGGRIVVREFRDITELMSLEEPLIMNCTGLGSYFLFNDRELEPVKGQLTVLEPQPEIDYITLMRREGLYMMPRSDGIMLGGSHQYGDWSLSPDPVVTGHIFTGQSRFWKDLPAV, from the coding sequence ATGGCGGATGAAAACCTTTTCAGCCGGAGAGAATTCGTCGGGATAGCGGGCCTGGGCCTGCTGTCGGCTGCGGCCGGCGCCTGCGCCCCCAAAGTCACGAAGCCGCCCGTCCGGCCCTACCGGTACTTCCCCCTGGTAAAGGTGTCCGAGCGCAGGGTCCTCCGGCAGGCCGTCGGCCTAAGGCCCTACAGGCCCTCGGGGTTCGTCCTCCGCCGCGAGCGTCTCGGCCCAAAGGACGTCGTCCACAACTACGGCCACGGAGGCGGAGGCCTCACCCTCTCCTGGGGCACCTCCCACATAGCCGTGAAGGAAGCCGCCCCCCTCGGACACAGAACGTGCGCCGTCCTCGGGTGCGGGGCCGTGGGGCTCGCCACGGCGAGGCTGATGCAGATGGAGGGATACGGGGTCACCATATACGCGAAAGACCTCCCCCCTCACACGACGTCCAACGTCGCCGCCGGCCAATGGTCGCCGTTCACGGTATTCGACAAGGACATGATAACGCCCGGCTTTTACCGGCAGTTCATCCGCGCGTCCATCCTTTCCTTCGGTTATTTCAGGAAGATGATAGGCAGCCGCTACGGCGTCGGGGTCGCCGACAACTTTTATTTCGGCGACTACCCAGTCACGCTTCCTGACGTGATTTACGACCTTCCCGAGATCTACGGCAAGCCCAGGATACTCGTCCCGGGCGAGTACCCGTTCGACGAGCCCTCGTGCGCAACCGTAAAAACGATGCTCATCGACACCCCCACGTACCTCGACGCCGTGATGGCTGATTTCAGGGCCGGCGGCGGGAGGATCGTGGTCAGGGAATTCAGGGATATCACGGAGCTCATGTCGCTCGAAGAGCCCCTCATAATGAACTGCACCGGCCTCGGATCGTATTTCCTCTTCAACGACCGCGAGCTCGAGCCCGTAAAGGGACAGCTCACCGTCCTCGAGCCCCAGCCCGAGATCGACTACATCACCCTGATGAGGCGGGAAGGCCTCTACATGATGCCCCGCTCGGACGGCATAATGCTCGGCGGCTCCCACCAGTACGGCGACTGGAGCCTCTCGCCCGACCCTGTCGTAACCGGGCACATATTCACGGGCCAGTCGAGATTCTGGAAAGACCTGCCGGCCGTATGA
- a CDS encoding methyltransferase domain-containing protein produces the protein MKTSPGRKSTIDEIRARFDADVERFSNLETGQQAVLDAPLMLELISQAAARINPGAVNLLDIGSGAGNNTIAILRLLPGLDCDLVDLSLPMLRRARERLARENVGEVRVFHGDFRDADLPSSHYDITVAAAVLHHLRDDADWESCFRKIYGLMKPGGVFLVSDMVWSGSPALHAIEYERYGAYLESLGGADYREKVFAYIDREDTPRSVSYQLELMKECGFKETDVLHKNACFAAYAGIK, from the coding sequence GTGAAGACTTCGCCCGGCAGGAAATCGACGATAGACGAGATAAGAGCCCGGTTTGACGCCGACGTCGAGAGGTTCTCGAACCTCGAAACAGGCCAGCAGGCCGTCCTGGACGCCCCGCTCATGCTGGAGCTCATATCGCAGGCAGCGGCGCGAATAAACCCCGGTGCCGTAAACCTCCTCGACATAGGCTCGGGCGCTGGCAACAACACCATCGCGATCCTCCGGCTCCTGCCCGGCCTCGACTGCGACCTCGTCGACCTCAGTCTTCCCATGCTCCGCCGCGCCCGCGAGAGGCTGGCCCGGGAGAACGTGGGAGAGGTCAGGGTATTCCACGGGGATTTCAGGGACGCCGACCTTCCCTCCTCACATTACGATATTACGGTGGCGGCCGCCGTGCTTCATCACCTCAGGGACGACGCCGACTGGGAGAGCTGCTTCCGCAAAATTTACGGCCTCATGAAACCGGGCGGCGTGTTCCTCGTAAGCGACATGGTATGGAGCGGAAGCCCCGCCCTTCACGCCATCGAATACGAACGCTACGGGGCCTATCTCGAAAGCCTGGGCGGAGCCGACTACAGAGAGAAAGTCTTCGCCTACATAGACAGGGAAGACACCCCGAGGAGCGTTTCCTATCAGCTCGAACTCATGAAGGAGTGCGGTTTTAAGGAAACGGACGTCCTTCACAAGAACGCATGCTTCGCCGCCTACGCCGGGATTAAATAA
- a CDS encoding GNAT family N-acetyltransferase encodes MNEHDVLYRAARPGEETAVSNLVARSFNEFIAPDFSEEGIDEFFKYANPRSLKKRSEDSHFVLVAEAGGEIAGMIEIREMKHISMLFVDKSRHRKGIGKGLFRLALDRIKSEESPPESVTVHSSRFAVPFYENLGFVRTSEEKIIYGVIHIPMALALPEGKILRREDFARQEIDDRRDKSPV; translated from the coding sequence ATGAACGAGCACGATGTCCTCTACAGGGCCGCCCGGCCAGGCGAGGAGACGGCCGTCTCCAACCTCGTCGCACGGTCTTTCAACGAATTCATCGCCCCTGATTTTTCCGAGGAAGGCATAGACGAGTTCTTTAAATACGCGAACCCCCGATCCCTTAAGAAGCGCTCGGAAGACTCCCACTTCGTCCTCGTCGCCGAAGCCGGCGGCGAAATAGCCGGTATGATAGAGATCCGGGAAATGAAGCACATCTCCATGCTCTTCGTCGACAAGTCCCGCCATAGAAAGGGCATCGGGAAGGGGCTCTTCCGGCTCGCCCTCGACCGCATAAAGTCGGAAGAATCCCCTCCCGAAAGTGTGACGGTCCACTCCTCACGCTTCGCCGTCCCGTTCTACGAAAATCTGGGGTTCGTCAGGACCTCCGAAGAAAAGATCATATACGGCGTCATACACATACCTATGGCGCTCGCGCTGCCCGAGGGTAAAATATTACGTCGTGAAGACTTCGCCCGGCAGGAAATCGACGATAGACGAGATAAGAGCCCGGTTTGA
- a CDS encoding STAS/SEC14 domain-containing protein: MIEIIPFDEGNIIGFRVTGKLEDNEFDEIVGIMEERLKFHKKLRVYAEMEEFKGMSVNPFMKDIHYGLKYWREFDKEAVVSDKGWLSTWVRIAGSIVPGVEVRHFTFEEKEEAKEWIRE; the protein is encoded by the coding sequence GAATATAATAGGCTTCCGCGTCACGGGAAAGCTCGAGGATAACGAGTTCGACGAGATCGTCGGGATCATGGAGGAGAGGCTGAAATTCCATAAAAAGCTCAGGGTCTATGCCGAGATGGAAGAATTCAAGGGGATGTCCGTCAACCCCTTCATGAAGGACATCCACTACGGCCTCAAGTACTGGCGGGAGTTCGACAAGGAAGCCGTCGTCTCGGACAAGGGCTGGCTCAGCACGTGGGTCCGGATCGCCGGGAGCATAGTCCCCGGCGTCGAGGTCCGTCACTTTACCTTCGAAGAGAAGGAAGAGGCGAAGGAGTGGATAAGGGAATAA